Part of the Leptidea sinapis chromosome 5, ilLepSina1.1, whole genome shotgun sequence genome, tttcaccatcgcacgacacgccacaagttaggatatcatccccaccatctggatgtgtggcggtcctccacagtgcggttttcaagaagctttcttcctcgtactacaaagctgtggaatgagcttccttgtgcggtgtttcggggacgatacgacatgggtaccttcaaaaaaagcgcgtacaccttccttaaaggccggcaacgctcttgtgattcctctggtgttgcaagagaatgtgggcggcggtgatcacttaacaccaggtgacccgtacgctcgtttgtactcctattccataaaaaaaaaaaaaaaaaactacgctcGTCGTCCGTCAATGGTCTAGATAGAGACTGTGACAGCTTTGGACACTACTTACAGCGACACTAACACACTAAAACATGATGtatcgctagtgtaagacgtagttgtcatgcatactaaagtaataaacttgacCTGTTGTCATGCTTTGCATAAAAGAAGAGGCTCTGTCTAGAagtataatagtaataagtacATAACACCTCAAAGGATGATTCCGATGATACTTACCCACAAAGAACAGCATACCCAAATACCAGCCGATAAGTAGACGGTGTATGATGGTCAGTATTGAAAGCGCTATTACTTCAGCTAACCATGATGAGAAACGTGACGTCAGATATAGAAGGATATAGCACGCGTGATCCTGTGGAATATCTGTATGTTAATACATGAAGAATAACTTTGTATCTCATGCAATGAGGAGGAGTGTGTGATTAAGCACAGTGATAGTTTGAATGGAGAAGATGTAGACGAATGGAAATGTAGCATGGTAGGtactgttttttataattaaattatattaataaatatatatcgagcttatattgtaattcattttaagtaagtattaataaGGAGagccaaagtcactgacatagcccagatgggtgcgaaactgatgtggcagtgggtagggcacatagcttataaaattttataaaatcgaATTTAGGACTGAATTCGCCAATTATCAGAGCTGGTGAACAATACAACATGCTTGTTAGAAAACACCCAAATGTAGATATATTCAATGACTCTCATGGCtcacttaagaataaaatactaatatacTTTAAAGTCATTCTATAAACTAACctagtaatataaatttaattttcacattaacttttatatgtaattaattttaaaacacctactttaaattattattagtcaatgcTGTGCATTTCTTTTATATGTGTGCATATGAGAATTGTAAATTATGTTAAGTTCATATGTAAaagtattaatatgtattctgttgaagtgcctaataaataaatagctcgacggaaagatggccgttggggcagtaaagtcctcgaatggtgaccacgtaccggaagacggtCAAGGATCGGtctatctggtcaagatcgctggaatagtttggatgagggcagcgcaggaccgaatgtcatggtgatctttgggagaggcctttgcccagcagtggacgtcttccggctcatatactcttaattatttataacgaCCGACGGTTGCTGTAAACGCCGAATGGGTTTATGTTtgaacttatatattattataagcaatAAGTGTAAAATATCGCTTTGTGTGTGTTGTTAAAGtgttttacatataaatatacctacattcTGTTACACGTAACGTATTATACCTACAAAGAAATATAATTCAATACTTACATCAATCACTCCAATAGTAAGGACAATAGTAAAAACAAATAAGGTAACTTCTGCAAGTAGCAGTATCACGAATAAGTAATATGTGGCATAAACATAGTCAACTTCGTGGGCGCCTCGTACAAAGATAGGGCCAAAAGGAGATGGTTGGCCCACTATTGCTTCCAAAATGACGGTAGCGAAGAAAAACAGGCAAAATAATGAGCGAAACTGAAAAAGAAAAAGGAATCATCAATACAATGACGTTGTATACACATATAAAGGCAGGGATCAGGCGGTCTATAAATATCGTGAACCTTGAGATCTCATCAATATTTATTGACGTGTAAACGTGGCAGAAATAAATATTGAGCATATAGACATTAAACCAGTTTTTATTGTGATCCATCAATATCTGTCAAAATTTATTGACTGTGTGAGCGTGCGTGctgtaaatttaataacataGTTGTCAAACAGTTTATTCAACTGTTTGAAACCCTACCGGAGTTGTGGAATGTAACAAATGCccattacaaaaacaaatataaagaaatgaagCACTCGATCGTCTTTTGTCTATTTACAAATACTATTACGAAACACGTCTAGTCGGAAGAATGATTTCCTGAATTTCTGACAATATTGAAGTCAATATCTATTGAAAGTGTAGTACGACCAGTtgattcaatataatataatgagacagCGCGATATTTATTGAACGTCtgaacaaaacaatataacCAGGAATTttttccttagtcgtgtgtcaactgtcactgaactgaataaatgttttacattgctgcataaatcttaaaatatatataaattacgtggcacgttgtttgtccgtgatGGACAGGAGTCCATCCAGGAGTAGCTTAGGaaagctaatgaacggatttaaatggggattacttcacggagtgcagtttagtccaacttgagagataggatagtttttatttcgatttgggacctatatatttttattttcaatattattatattgtatagacatattttctatgagaaaatttattgacgcacggtttgacagttctgccgtgaaacaatttcactataacaacatattttacgaaataattcttgatgttatgaaatataattgacaatttataaaaaacagtattttatttattatgtacaggacaacgtctgtcgaggcAGCTAGTGTAGTAtagcttattgaccaagaatattttaaacaactgcagtaaatgcggcaatgtacctatagatatagcagtcgaagcataTTATGGTGTGATTTGTAGCATGTTCCATATTacggctttgtttttatgcgACATGATTTGTCAATTTGTATAAAGCGTCATAACATTGTCTATTTTGTATATCTGGTAGGCGAAATAGATGACGTCTTTAAAGTTTAAGAAATAAACTCAAACAGATTTATCTGTGCATTAGGATTAACATAGGACAAATGAGGTTCATATAATTCCTAATTTTATaaaccaataaataataataatagataatgtTAATGTAAGTTTTTATCAATGAATGACATGGACTGTGTTAGCAATAATGTGAGAACTGGTAAATAGGTGTCGATTTCGAGTCAATGTTGATTTGCGAAATTTTGCTGGTAAAAAGAGCAAGGCGTTAAATttcttactttttaaattattgattttactAGTCTTTCAATGGAATTAGAAAAGAGTTACTGCGAGAGATATATTATGCAAATTGTATTTGGTGTTCCAGCTGACTGCTGACTGTGGAATAtagttttgaagtgaaaatttattttggacTAGGCAGTCTTTTGTTGttaaacgtttgtatggtaaagaTTACCAACGCTACCAACGTTACCAACGCAACCAGGctattcataaattaaaatttaatataatgcaattataaagaatatgttataaatgCCTACCGAGTTTCTTACGCCAGCAGCTTGTTATGTAGAGAAGAAGTCATGGAACTAAATAGtaagagttatttttttttgtttgactaAAAAAGGACAAAGACCTTTAGTGTCTTTCCATTGTTTTTTATATGAACAAAACCTGAGGCATATGTTATTGATTGGGTTGTAGATTCTAACTTTTAAAAAGAGATACCAACAAagcaaatattatcaaaatatttaaattatgcgtattctcatttatttttttcgtacgctttataaggtcgtcAATGCTCTCGTGAATCCTTTGGTgatgcaagagagtatgggctttGAATGTACGcccatttgtcctcctcttccataaaaatggCTTATCTGTATAAGAAAGAGATGACAATATATACACTACAGGAATCAATGATAATCCCAGTTGTAGACTCTGTCGCGAAAAAGATGAAACACCTTGCCACATCCTGAGCACTCTAAAGATCTAGAAGAAAGTGAACTCCAAAAGATATCCAAAAGCCTCCACTACTAAAGAAATTCTCCAGGAGAAGCGATTGCTCTTAGAGAGGTGCTATAAGAAAATCGTATGGCTGGGTAAAGGACACGATAAGGGTCGCAGTGTTTGAGAGGAATAATTTCCTCTTAAGctcaaaatttgaaaaaatagagGCGTCATACAAAAGTCCATGCTGCTACAACCAAGGCACCACATCGTAGAGGCCAGATCAAAAGGAACTTTTGGATTGTAACCAGGTTGATTTTGATGGTGACACACATTCCTGAAATGAGAGATATTTTGTGTTACCAAATATGTACTTAGatgttaaaataagtaaatagtagtaaaaaaaaatttagaaacacgcttttatataaaaccaaactaaaatatagaagattttgaaatttaaaattaacatcaattcctgcgtCAAAGACAATAGATGaaaatcatataaattaattaaaatcttattttgcaaattgaaaaatatgaaataatttaataaattaatgtattgtcatcgctcctcgataaatctacgaagttttaaCGAAATCTGACCGTTTAAGTCGAtcaaaatcgcacccaaatgagtcggttacaaacaaacatacatagaGGCGAGACtaataaaatgcgtgtaataAGCATAACTTACGGGGTTGTCGTAGACAATGTTGCGATAATCGGAGGTGATCATTTTAGCCTATGGCGTCATTCACACGagatttaaaaaagtttaaaggGTATCTATTAACTACGTGAGGCGATTTTGGCAATTTTTGACCATCCCCCTTTATCTAACATGACATTTTTGATAGACATACCTGAGGTTGTCTGTGGGGTGTGTGAAAAGTTGATCTGATAATCCTCCCCCGGTAATCCCAAGAACTTTCTTGATGTGCTAAAGTGTATGTCCGCTCGGCGTTTGGTGAATGAATgcgttccataaaaaaaccgcGCGGTTGttgtatatatgtaataaaaggcattttctcaaaattgattcgtttagacTTAGACTAAGGATTGGTTGGTTGCACTCCAACTGCAGTgattaatactacgcccaagtgggcatactcgagccaatctcgaataatgtgtgacgttgacgtgccacgtcatgttctgttaaactttgctaataattgaaagtaaaatgccaggttgcgtagtcaaactttgtaaaaatactaTACGAAATAAGAAAGGCACTGGTATTTCATATCatgagtattttaaattttattaatttcaatgtaatttagtttcaagatgccacgcacacaagcatctaatagttgcggTAATAAAGAAGCTACCTATTGTTCTTGGGTAGTGCGCtatagttggagtgcagcggagactaatccttaaATCCTAcgactgcttcggaaacaaatggcgctctgagagagaagaaagcTCGCCCagctttttttttgcgcttatTTTAATCAACTTTACAACTATTTCAATAGTTATTGCCGTAAAATAATCAGattctagtcccaggctgtccgatcacttagaaaGCCGATGCGGGTGGAATTACGCATTTCGTTTTTTGCAGGGCTTACCCTTAGGCTTACCACAAACTTCTTATCACATAAAATGGCTATTTATTACGTAAATCATTAAATCCAACAAGATCCAAGTCACAGAAAATAACTTACCAACAAAAAGCAGACAAAAACGTCAGgtataaacataaacaaatttcaTTTACGACCCACCTCAATATTTGCGATAGAATTTTTCgtttttctttacataattcataatattacaaaataggATTATACTAAGTAAGAAATACGGTTTTAAAAGttctatatttaataaatataattaaatatagatttgattcctaataatatttaattagatttgttagaaaaatatttatacattttaatatacttataggTATGTCAGCTGTCACAATTTGAATGGCGTGATTTTGTTATGATATATGATTGATCTATTACTAGCCTAGCCATaactagcgaaactctctaagaaaaaaagggattgtatgaaacgtgcagtcattgatagattgacagataacggttataatcttgtaaaaaacggagatagacattttttggaaataatctttattaattttcgttgaaatattttacttgaaatatattgtgtttttaaactttgtccgttgTAGTTTTACTTATACCAcagtcttaagaaactcttcCCTACAGTCTTCCGATGAACATGTCTAGatatgacttttttttattaaaatcaaaacagGTATCATTTTCGAGGTTTTCGGGAGTGTCAATAACGAATGTGACTtctattttaaatccaagatggcggatgtgacttttacaataaaatcaaaatgggtatcattttcgagATTTTCGGTATTGTCAATAAGAAATGTGACACCCATTTCAAGATTCAAGATAGCGGATGTGCCATTTTAAATAAAGTCAATGTGAGTATCCTTTTCGTGTTTTATGGGAGTGTCGGTAAACATACAAAACAACACCCgtgttaaaaaaagttgataatttaATGTAGCTTcaacttggatttacatttCGACAGCACTGTCAGTTTGAGCACCCTTAAAAACCATGAAAACTACACTCATGATGCAAAAAATGTCAATTTCACGCGGCCGCTatcttatatttacattttaatagcaTTATCTATTTCAACACCCTCTAAAATAAtgaaatgacacccatgatgcAAAAATTGTCTATTTCATGCTGCCACCAtattggatttacattttgacagcactagctGGTATTGGTTTCAACACACACGAAAACCACGACAGAACACATGTAGGTAACAActttttgtacaaaatataaaaatcataccacactcataaaaaaaaattgatgataAAATATTGCAGCGACCATCTTAGTTTAACATTGTGAATTAATtttacgaatttattataatcgatctcacggacttataattcgaatacgtactaattataataataatacaacaataaataattcttatatactatactactttatagtttaaaacgaaaactggagttttgatggagcccagttcaaatagccgtatacgacgcaatacgctggcatttttaaaaagatcgcggaaacaTCGTGACACTCGCCTCGCCTTGACCGCGAAAACTGCTTAGGGGCCTCatcgatgcgcatgtttgtgtgagtgtgtcatttccAACGTTTGTAGGGAGATTCCATACTGGTACATAGTTCTAGAATGTTTTGTATCAAGACGCAAACGACCGTACGTACGTTTGATCATAACGTTAGTACTTGTAGGACGTTTGGTTTTATCGACAGTTTGAGAGTGGTTACATGACTGTATGAGTGTGATAAAAacttttctaatatataataacataatatcatcagAAATCAAACTTTTTTTGTCTACCTGAGATTATGATGATGACCTCCCAGACGTATCCGTCGACGGCGACACCCTTAGCTCGTCTTCGCCTGGGCTCTTTCATGAGCGCGAGCATGGCTCGCAAaaccaaattttgttttgaaggtCCTATTGCAAGAAGCGTAGTAAAGAGACCCACTTGAATTGCGAGTATAGTTGTAGGAGGGCTTGGGTCGAGTTTTTCGGATCAGGCGTTTGGCGTCAAGGTCTTCAAGACGGGAACGCTCAAAGTTTTCTATACCCGTGTTGACAGCAGTTCGCCACTCCGACCTCTGCGTTGCAAGCTCCTCCCATGACTTACTAGACATGCCAATTGCAGTCAAGTGGCGTTTTAAGACATCCCTGTAACGCAGAAACTGTCCTCCAGGCTTTCGTTTACCTGAGCTAAGCTCAAagtaaaatacctttttttGGTAATCCGGAAGACTCCATGCGTACAAGGTGTCCACACCAGCGTAGTTGGCCTTTCATTAGCATACATCCATTCCAGCGAGCTTAGCTCGACGTAGAACCTCCGAGTTTGGCACACGATCTTGTCATCTCACACGAAGAATCGCCCGAAGACACTTCATATGGAAGGTATCAAGGCGTCTGATATCTCCCTTGTAAAGACACCAGGTCTCCGAGGCATAGAGCAACAATGGTAAGATTATGGCCCTGTAGACAGCGAGTTTTGTGTGGAGTTTTGGGTCATGTGATATCCAAACTCAGAGAGATCTCAGACTTGAGACTATTATCACTGCGCAAAATAGTTCCAAGGTACCGGAAGGTACCTACTTCTGGCAGTGGTTTTCCTCGTAGGTAAACAACACCATCGTCCGCAGATTTACCTTTCGCAGGTTGTGTTAGACAAGAAGACCCAGAGTCTTAGAAGCACTGATTACTAAGCCGAATTTACGACAGGACTCATCTAATTTGTCCAAAAAACTCCGTAGGTCGTCCAAACTGTCAGCCATAAGGCAGACATCATCGGCATACAGAACATCTATTACTGAAACAGTCTATTTTGAGTTTTGCTCTGAGACGTGCGAGGTCGAAAACGCTTTTGTCCATGCGGACATTTATGGTAATCTTGTCATTACAGCTTTTAAGAGCGTCATTCATTACTGCAGCGAAGTAGATAGAGAAAAGGGTCGGAGCCATTACACAGCCTTGCTTGACACCGCTAGTGACCGGGAACTGGTCTGTAAAGTTGTTTTCGTGACGCACACGGGCTGTCATGCCTTCGTGGAACTGGCGCACTAAATTGACGAACTTTGCAGGACAGCCACATTTTTCTAGAACAATCCAGAGGGCGGTCCTAAAAACACGGTCAAAGGCCTTTTCCAGGTCCACAAAACATAAATAGAGGTCGCGGTGTTGTTCAAAACTTTTTTCTTGAAGTTGCTTGACTACAAAGATAGCATCAACCGTACCTCTTTTATATCTGAACCCACACTGGGTCTCCAGAAGGAAGCTTTCAGCTAAATTACTAAGGCCACTATTGATGATGTGCGCCAGAATTTTGCCAGCTGTGGAAAAAAATGCAATGCCTCTAAACGAGCCACAATCAGAGAGGTCCCCTTTGCCTTTATATAGCTTGCTAATAGAAGCATCCTTCCAGTCCTGTGGAACCATCTCAACATCCCAAATCAGTCTGATAAGTTCAAAAAGTCTGGACCTGATACTCGGTCCAGCgtatttgaaaatttcagaAGACAGACTCTCCGAACCCGGTGATTTACCATTTTTTAAACGGTTGATCGCAGTAACGAACTCGGCGTACGAAGGCGGGTCATCCAAGCCCGAAGCAGATGGCAAGCTCTCAAGTGAATTAATGTAAGACAGATCTGCCTCTTGACTACCGGGATTGAGCACTTCATTAAAGTGTTCAGCCCAACGAAGAAGAACCTCTTTTGGATCTGTCAACTTCTTAGCTTTATCTCGCGAGTAAACAGGGGCAGTCTTTTTAGCGCAGGGTCCGTAAACGGATTTTAGCCCTTCGAAAAATTTTGCTGTTTGGCTAGTGTCAACTAACCATTGCAGTTATTCGGCTTTACGGCGCCACCAACTATCCTTTTGTTCTCGGATCTTTGCTTTAAGATCCTGCTGAAGAGACTTGCGCTGCCCTGCACTGATGACTCCTCTTAGAACGAGACGATAGTTTTCAACATGCTGCCGTATTTCCACATCAGAATCATCGAACCAGTCTTGATGCTTTTTATGTGGTGTGCCAATAACTCGCTGAGAAATACCATAGAGAGCCTTGGAATATGTACGCCACCTGGCATCTACTGAGGTATTGTCATTAGTGCTGGGCATGGCTGCCTCAAATTCCGCATCTAGCTCACGACACAATCCCTCATCACGCACCAAACGCGCACAAGCAAGTCGAGCTGGAATCCTGTGTTCTGCTCTACGCGAAAGCTTGTAGTAAAGCCTCATCCTGGATCTGATAAGACGATAGTCAGTCCAGCCTTGGGCACCACGCATTGCTCTTGTAATAAGTACATCTCTCAGGTCTCGCCTGCGTACAATGATGTAATCAAGAAGATGCCAGTGCCCAGAGCGTGGGTGCATCCAAGATGTCTTGTATTACCGGGTAGCCTGAAAAATGTGTCTGAGCCTGAAATCTAAATACTGAACATCTATTCATAAAAGAGTTGTAAAAGCACGGTCCCCAACGCGTGCATTCTCGGTTCATCGTCGATTTCGTGGGTGTCTTTCTGTatgaatatctcaaattatcattatgaaagtataaatatacatagttttattttatagagaACATATTATAAAGTTGATAATAAAAGCAGtgatacttataaataaaaccatttattttcttttaaaatatacattctAAAATATTACTGATTTTCAACTTTTTCGAAAGAAAgtctgtgtaaaataaaataataacataaatcaaataatttatacttattataatagattatttcaatagctttcagaaaAATGCACTGAGATCACTCCTAACTACAAGTATtcttttgctacacgtaaaataatacgcatagatACGCCCTCGCGCGCGCGCGAAAATCGTTCAGTTTTCCAAGGATTAAAGACACAATAATATGTATTCGCTGTCGTGGTCTTCGAAATCTACAAGCCAACAATTTATTCTATAGATTAGATATTTTATCGAAAACATACAGATAAGGGTTCAGTTGTGTTCAGACATTAAGAAATACAACTtcaagtttttaataattacgaTTTTGTGCAATGAAAAAATTGTATAGAACtgcatattatgttcgtaaataaTCCCGCATTATGTAATTCAAAGGAATAATATATAATG contains:
- the LOC126964441 gene encoding uncharacterized protein LOC126964441, with the translated sequence MCVTIKINLVTIQKFLLIWPLRCGALVVAAWTFFRSLFCLFFFATVILEAIVGQPSPFGPIFVRGAHEVDYVYATYYLFVILLLAEVTLFVFTIVLTIGVIDDHACYILLYLTSRFSSWLAEVIALSILTIIHRLLIGWYLGMLFFVVLEVYSFIVVYSYYTTFQEDCCK